ACCGGTGGTTGCAGTGAGAACCTGCCAAGAGCACAGCAGGCACGCTGCAAGCGGGGCCACGGCCGCTGCCTGCTGCCCTCGTGTCCTCCCAGAACCCCTGGCCCCGGCTGAAGGAAAGGAAATCACCAACTCTTACTAAAGGAATCTTGGAATACGGAGCCTGGATCTACCCTAACAACAGACCATCCGCTTCAAGACAGACTTAGCAGTTTGGAGCTTCTTCATCTGTTAATTCTGTAGCATTTGTGTAAATTGTCAGACCCGAGTGACAAAggtctctttttctctcccctacCATTTTAGaactttattttgtaaaaatcaCCAGTTATTCCATACACTCAAAGTTCCCAAAGAAGGGTACAGCATAAGTAAGAGTACAAGCAAGAGAGAAGATGACTTGTAAGATGCTGAGCAAGAAGATTTTGTCTTTTCATGGCAAGTTTTGCTACGAACAACTGGACCCATCAGTTCAGAAGTGGAAGGGAGAGGACACAGCTTTGTAAAGAAGTCTTTGTCACTCCCCAAAACACAACAGGTCACGCTCAGAGCTATTCACCAACAGAAGAGCTTTTCACACGGAAGCACTGCACCCAATGCCTTTACAACACCAGCCAACTCATGAAGTGCAAAgaatttcaaaagatttttttttttttgtaatttgaatATTCTCTCAGATAAATccagttttctggaaaaaaatgaaatagtaaGTAAACTAATTTTacacattgccttttttttttctcctatcacCAATAATCTGTGCATTTCGCTCCAcataaaacatgagaaaaaccTGTCCTGTATTTGCACCTGAGTAATGTTCCAAAGAGGTCTGTGTGATCCACAAGCAATTCATTGTTTCCTACAGTGTTTGTATATACAACATATATCCAAGGGAGCCCAAATGTGGATTCCTGTCAAATTTGCAAGTTACATATGCTGAGTGTTGATTATTATAATGACACCTGTACAACAAATGTTCACTTAAGCCCCAACACTGCCTCTGTCACActgtttaaatttcaaatataATTCCCTGTTTAGGTCAGAAAAGAAGTTCCCAGCCAAAGGTAGGTTCTTATGCAGAATTGATATTGTTTTTTTACATTCTTGTTCTCCTAGAAGCTAATCATAGTGTGCAAGTGCTGATTTCAGATATTAGTATTAACTTACATAATCAGAGCTTCCCATTCAAAGAAGTTCTCTTCATTCATGGGacctgttaagaaaaaaacaaaacaatgctcAGCACTACCTGAACACAAGGCTACAACTTCACAGTACACAAACCCCGTTCGGCTCCTCACCTGCTACGATCCCTTCTGGTGGGTTCAGGGTCAgctctgtaaaaagaaaaatacaaggcAAGTTAACGTGACCTGCAAGCCCGAGCATCTCGGCTAACGTTTGGGTGGCCACAGCTTAGCACAGAGGCCCCACCAGCAAATGCGCTTGGAGAAAAGCTTGAGAACACCATGGGAGGAATCTTCTGGCCACGCTTTACTAGGCAAAATTCCACATCCAGAAGGCCCAGTATCTCACCACTGACAATTGAACTTCTTCATGCAAGACAGTTTTCTAGACAAGATTATTTGGCATTTTGTGCTTTTCCAGGCTCCCAAAACTAGTCTTCCCAGAGGCAACAATTTAAAACtgagaaggaacaaaaaaaactccacaaagcATGGGAAACACTCTCCTCTTGGAGCACGGTGGTATCTGCAGGTACAAACTCAACAGCCTGAAAACGGGTTGTATTCCCATAACCTCTCTGCACCAATTCCTGCTTGACAGCATCTCAATACAAAACGACGCAAAAAACTGGAGAAGCAGAAGCAAGAGAGATTTGACGAGCAGCTCTGTTCCTCGAATTCAATCCAACTCCCCCTGTGCAGCCTGGAAAATGCGAGTAAAAAAAGAAGCGGCGATAAAGCAGCCGTGCCTGCACATGGCAAATTTGGATCCATCAACCCTCACTTCCTGTAGGAAACTGGTACAATTCCCAATTTGTACAATAACCCTCAGCATCAGTACCGCGTTTCAAGCCTGCAGAAGCCCAGCACTCTGTGCGCTGATAAAATAATAACCAGTTTTTCTATTATCTAGTGCAATGACTGAGTTTCCGAAGTCCTGCAGGGTGGTAGCAGCTGGCAAGGCAAAGTTTAGCCGTGCACGGGCAACCAGTGAACCCTGAGGGGCTGAACACCAGCCCCGCAGCTCCAAGCAAGACACGGGGCAGCCGGAGGTGACGCTCTGAAGGTGTCAGACCAGAGGAGGTGACAGTAATTAGGCCAACTTAAGTAAGGGCTGTGAGCTGCTTATCTAGAAGCACTGTTGCCTAACCAATGGCCCGTGGACTACTAGTGGCCTGTAACATGTAAAATGCAGCCAGAAGAAGCACCGCGTGCATTCCCACACGTGAAGACAAGCAGGAATGCAGAACTGGGGAACGTGGGAagtcaaaaaccaaaaaatgagACACTTGACCTAATTTCTGCTAGGCTATATgtgaaaaatgtgagaaaactgCATAAAACAGCACATGGATTTTTGTCTTAGTTTCTGCTGGATTAAAAAACACGCTGAGATACTCCAAGAGGAAAGATAACAAAGCTGTTCTGTTCACTCAGATTGCCATTAACTTTGGCACAGACCTCTCTGATTGAAGTTCAAAAGCACAGCAGCAGACTGAAACTCAGCGTTATGGTTTCCCACAATGTCCTGACGTTAAGAAGCAGGTTTTTCCAGCTTGATAGTGGGTCTCTAAAGAGCTTTTCTTGTTGATGTTTTTAGACAGAAAGAGGGAGATGTCAAACCCAGGAGCTCTTGGAATCATTTTGCTCCATCTTGTGGTGCTCTCTAGGAAGAAAATCCCTCTGCTATTTTCCATGACTTCCTTTGAGAAGCCCTGCAGCCTTTGTGACTGCCTGGTGGCAGCATCGGCGTGTCCCCTGCAGCGGACAGCCACGCAGAGGTGTGCTGTACAGCTCCCCACCTGCAAGGACAACCTTGTCTTTGCGAGGATGGAGGTTCAATTCTCCCCTTCACCTTGCTCAGCTCTCCCCTCAGAGATAGGCGAAAGAGGTTTCCATCCTTAAGGATCAGGCAAAGTGGTAACTGGGCAGTGCAGGGGCACACGAGCTTTGATTTTAAGTGGCTGCTACTACACCTGGTCACTGAGGAAGGAGACCCCCCCTTTTCCACGTGCATGGCCACATCCTACCCTGTGATTTCTCTAGAGCCATTCAAAGGGAAATCGGGAGCACAGCTTTCAGGAGCTACACTGCAGGAATTGCCAGTAGCAGACATAGCAGCAGATGCTTCAGTCTTACCAGAGCCTCCAAAACAGGGTCACTTTAATGGAGTGTCaggggggatttttttccaattatttttaagCGAGCAGTAAAAAGCACATGATCAGAGCATGTTTTAACCTTTCACCGCAGAACGACTTTGACAAGTCAGCTAGGCCAAACAGCCTCCTACCCCACTCTCCTCTGCCATCCTGTCCCTCCGTGGCTGTTCTCCCGAGCTAATCGCATGGCAGGACGCAGCAGCAGATGAAAGAGCCCACCCTCTGCTCTCCACGGCATCCAGCCAGGGATAACTTCTGCTAGACTGAGTTTGGCCTCCTGGCCTGCAAGACATCCCCCCGCTTTAAACATGCATGGTTTAAAGCTTTCCCAAGGAGAGTTCTCCCCCTCTGCAAGTGCCACGCCATGCCGTCCTCTCGCCTGTCACCCACGACAGCAGCGTGCCAGCGCACGCCCCAGCCACCATCACCCGGCGGCCTCAAACACTGATGTGCAGTTTCTGTTCCTGCACGCACCAGCGACAGCAAGGAGCTGAGCCCTCTGCCCGCGCTGAGCATGGACAGCATCCAACGCGAGGCGCTGGTGGGCAAAACAGGGACCCTGAAGCTACAGCTTGCACAAATTGACAGCCACCTCCCTCGATCTCCTTTCTCCAAGGGGCTAAATCAGCACTGAGACTTTGCAGGAGCCCTCAATGCAGCAGCCCATGGCTGACTGGTGATTGTGggcccaggaaaaaaaacctttgagCAGTGGAACCTTGGGATCTGTGGGACAACCGAGGTGGGAGCAGAGCAGTCAGATGCAGAGGGGctctcctgctgtgctggcaccACAGCTCCATCACCTTCACCTGGGGCTATGGGACCCCACGCCTGTACCGGAGCGCAGCCCCTGTTCTGCAGAGCATCCGGATTTGCCCCCGCTGCCAGTGGGTAGGCAACCTCTTTGGGGCAAGCAGAGCCAggccaccttcctgcactggtattTTACGTGGCGCTAACTACCAGAGCTGCCATCAGCAGAGGCTGTGGGATAAAGCAGCCTCCCGACGTGTCCACGGAGTACCCTATGGTCAAGCAAGCCCACAGGGCTCCTATAAGGAACAAATGCATGAGCAACACGTCCTAATCAGGGATTCCAAGAGGTGGAAGGACAAGTAGTTGGTGTGGAAAAAGGATAAAACAGAAAGCCAGAAAAGGAATCTGTTTTGAAAGAGGTAAAAGGGAAGGTCAAGAAAAGTCTCTGTGGAAAACAAAGGCATGGCAGAGTCACGAGGAGAAGCTGaggctggcagctgctgctggaagggaaGGTTGTGGTGATGTATAGGCACCAGGTCACCTATACATCACCACAACCACTTCGGGGTGCCCCAGGGTCTGGGGGGTTGTGAGGAGCTCTCTACTCAGGCATGTGTGTTGGGGGCAGCCCATCACCCGATTCAGAGAAATGTCTCTTCAGCACTGGAAAGCATTTGGAGCAGTTCTCAACTTCCCATCCTCCACGAGGCATCCTGTTTGGTTTGCAGGATGGCTTCGCTGCACACAGTCAGGGGATTTGCTTCCAAATCAAAACACAGTGAAGTCCCAGCGTCTAGCACCATAGCTAAGCCTTACTTTAAAGCTTTGCTTGTAAGCTGAGACTGAATGAAACAGAGCTAACCCCAGTGAAGCGCAATACTTCTGTTAGGAACTTGGGGCAGATTTGGGTGCACACACAATCAATGCCTCCCTTTGCATTTCACTGCTCATTATGGAGTCATTACAGACCAATTACACCTTGGCCAAAAGGAGGAGGACTAAAAACACAccttctttttaaagcagttaaTAAAAAGACTGATCGCATTCTTAAGTGAGAAGTTCATCAGTATGCTTTCTAAAAACTGTATCAATTTAGCATATCTCCAAGGTGATTAAATGCACAAGACTCAGGAAATATTAAGGGCACATACTTCAGTATCTGACAGCATCTGGACTGAGATGCTTGAAACCAGAATCTTCTTTCTACTCTGCctgaaattccattttcttctctcttctctgatGGAGCACCTGATTGGCATAAGGCAGTTTGAACTCACGCGGACACACGGCACAGTGTGTGTCTGAGATATTTCCTAAGGGTTATGTTTAGGAAAGCGCATTTTTCAACGTGGGTTTAACAGGGACAGCTGCAGAGGCCTACCACAAACATGcatccctttcttcccccccccctgGAGAAAGCAGCTCATCACAACCCACACCACTGCAGTGGGAGTTTTCCTCCAGCTTCACACAAACTCTCTCCATGGACAGGAAGCACAGCCAGATTCTTTTCTGTGCAACaaaggtgtatttttttctgcaaattctGAAATCTCAGAATTAATGTAAATCTCATATTTTTAATCCGACAGCACTCCCAATGATACCCGTTGGCATTACAATCCACTGCTCTATTGCCTGTTTGtaccagaaaggaaatacagtGCATACAACTTGGCCCTACAATTCTTGCATCTCTACAGATTTGACTTAATACTTTCAAAGTAGCccattttagatttaaaaagtTCAGCAACAAGACATCTTCAAGATCATGCAGCCAGGAAACAAATATACAAAAGGAAGGTTTCCATCTCTTAACTCTCATAAACCTAAGCTGCTATTGAGTGACTAATTTCAGGCTTTAATACTATTCTAAATCTAGAATTAACAACAAACATATGCTCTAACAGAAATTATGCCTTTTTTCgtatctgattttttttgaaagctttatcTAAATTAGTTCTGGCAGAGTAGAAAAATACTTCAATAAATATAAGACAGCAAAAAGTCTTGACACTCCAAACCTGCAAACAAAGACCTAAAAGAGgacaaaaaataaatccatctcATCTGGCTATCCACAGTcaccttcccttccttctccacGAGGAAGGGAAAACAGTGCCATTTCCCAGCCTCTCCCAAAATGGAATAATGTACTTGGGTTCCAACAGGTAGAAACTCCTCACAACGTCAAGCATTTTTCACATAAGGTAACAATAAACctttatttaaagatttaaacacagacatacagagagaaaaatcaaagaccaaaactaaaaaaaaaatcaagtaaggAAAGAATTAGAAGTCTGGTAAACAAAACACACCCACCAGCAAGGCAGTGACTGTCAAACATCGCTGTCACAACTAGAAGTAACTAAAGATAGAAGGAGGAGGTAAATTAAAGAAATTGTGTGCACAAATATACACATAGATATATACAACGTTTCATCCAAGGCGGGCAGCCAGGAGGAAGGGGTCATTTAAAGTTgtctccccatccccatccaCCCAGGGCCACGCAGTGCTtacgccagcactgggaacataCATCAGAAACACGCGTCGTCAGGAGGGAACTGAAAGATCACACAAAGCTGAACATGAGACTACAGCCCTGTGCCCTGACAGGACTTCCTGCAGAAAGAGGCAGCAGAGCTACCTAAAACTGgaactattattatttttcagaataactTTTGCTGAAAATTTCTACAGGGCAAAACAGCTTCTGAAGAGCTACAACTGCCCAGTCGTTCGTGAAACCCTAGGGAAGGGTTATCCTACAGGCTCGATTCTGGGGTTTGCAGCAAAGTTTGATGAGAGTACCCACCAAAGGAGAGAAGCAACCCTGGAAATGCGCAGCACAATCCCGGCGGCCACAGAAACCAAAAGGTTTGGCTTACTCTGCTTCTGTAATTCAGGTCTCCAGAAGTCAAAGCACTGTACACTCCGTCATTGCAGACTACATTCGTGTCTTACAACACTATGTTTTATTAGAGTTGGGAAAGTATTTATAAAGGAGGATCACAAACAAGATGTTATTTCAGTTCATATTAAGTGCTACCCTGGGAAACCATGTGGAGAAGATTCACGTACTATCTGCCTGTAGCATTAAGTCAAATTCTTTTCGATGCTATTTAATATCACTTTTTCCTACAGAATTTATTCATCCAAGACATTCTAACAAGATTTCAGAGCTTCTCAACAACAAAGGATCAAAAATGCTTTTTGGGACTAAGGGGATTTATGcaagaaaacagataaaagcagagTCTTTTTGCAGATGTCTTTCGGGTCAGTGCTTCTGGAttacaacagaaaaatgcagatttctaGGACACCCTGCCAGCACAAGCGTTACCCGCACAACCGCACCGGCGGGCTTGCTCACTGCCCCAAGCAGCTACCGGCAGAAGCCTGAGCAGTGCGGGGGGGCAGCCCTGACCCTCACAAACACCTTCGTGATGGTTCAGCTTAGAGacctgtgctctgcagagcagcctgaGAATAAACACGGTATTGGCAGGAAACATGTGTCTATAAATACTCTTATTTTCTATAGGCCGGAGTCTTTCACTAAATGATGGTTAAGTGAGAAACAACAACTCATCCCTGGACAAGCTCAGGAGCTTTGTAAATGACCATCACTGGAGCAGGAGGCCAGTTCTTACAGTCTAATGCCATCCTTCCCCTagcaaacacttcttttttttctccattctacTTCCTTGCCTTAAATAAAAGCCAGAACATCAGAGACCAAAAGCAGCTaggtaaacaaacaaacaaaaagttgctAAAAAAAGGCACCTTTGGACACCTCGCAAGCTCACCAGGGAGCAGCTCACCGACTCCAGGAGAAGAGGGATGTCCCAGAGAGACCCAGCCTGCAGCAGGTCCCTGCTCCCTACGGCGGGGCCAGAGAAGAGCACCGCTTGCCACCCCCTGCAAGTCACATCTCACGcagatttttaaacaaagtctGCGTTGCAGATGACTAAACTCGAGTTTAAATGCCGTTACTAACCACCGCGCTTCCGCCAAGGTCTTGACAAACACCTCTAATTATCTTTGAGGTGACAAAGCTCTGCAACACAGGCTTCCGTGGCTGCATTCTGTTCCACCTGGAAAAtctaaccaggaaaaaaataaaaactggccATTTGCCCTGGATTCACAGGCCTTCCCTCTGACCAAGCTCCCCACGCCACGGACTCCCAGAGGTGTCAACCGCGCACACACCGCCCCTCGGTGTCCCCGCCGAAGCGCCGGGGCTGGCAGCCGGGCTCGGTGCGCAGGACGGTTTCCCCCCGAGGCCCGGGGCGAAGGGAGAACCACCTCGCCGAGGGAAGCGGTGGCAGCCACGACTCCCCTCTTCCACAGCTGCACTTCGAAGCGCCCGGTGCCCCCTGAGCCCCCCGTCCCGGGTGTCTCTGCAGGCCGAGCGGAGCGGAGCAGCCGGCGGGGGCTGGGAAACCGAGGCCGGCGGAGCACAGGGAGGCCCGCGGCCGTcaccgccgctgcccggcccgcgGCCTCCGGCCCTCCGGTCTCCGTCCGGAGAGGCAGCGGGGGCGGAGTAGGGGAAGCCCAAGGagtgcccggccccgccgctcccccgaCTCACGCTTGTACTCGGCCATCAGCCGCTTGAGCGCCGTCCCCGCCatggcgcggccccgccgccgcttccgGGCGGGCGGCTAGAGAGGACGGCACAGAGGGCGGCGCTCTGCCCCTCCTCCTCTATGGTACCGCCACCAGGCCTCCCAGCGCCGGGCGGGGCCGCGCATGCGCAGAGCGGCGGCCGCCGTGCGCAGCGCCGAGCACCTCTGGGGCGGGGGGAaagagccggggctggcggccgccCTCTAGGAAACGGGCTGCAGGGAGGCGGGGAGACACTGCAGCTGCTCGGCGGCAGAGGACAGAGGAAAGCGTGCGAAAAGTTCCCTCGTGAGGCAAAATGCCGCAGGGAGGGGGAGTTTTGCTGCCCCAGGGCAGACAGCCCGGTGGTTTATACCTGGCCCCGTCCTTCTGCTGCCTCAAGAGTCTCCAGGGTGGATGCCTGAAGCGTCGCTGCCACGTCCACCTCCCCAGCAGGAAGGGCAGGAAGAAGCCAAGGCGAGGGAAGCGCGGCCATATTAAGCGTGAGGCACAAGACAGAGTACCAAACTATATTTACTGTATACAATAGTAAAGGACAACAAATAAATGTACAAATCGGTGAATAAACAGTGAGATCTACGGGACGTCCCACCCCAGCCCAtatacaagaaaatgaaaaagaaaacaagggccTTTCCAGCAAGATTTCCAGCAAGCAGGAGATGATCTAACACGTGGCCAAATGGGTCAGGTAAATATAAAAGGCAAGAGAACGATCCCACGGAGCAGCAGCGGACAACCTACTGAAGGACAATAAGATGGCCGTTGTAAAAAGTCATCTGGAAGAGACTCCACACTTCGCGTGGCGCTCAAACCCATCACACAAATGCATTTACAATTCAGTAAGTTTTGGGAGGCAGTAGAGCAGattattatttgttttgaacACACGTACACACACGCCCGTCTATCTCCTCGCTCACCAGGTTTTTGACAGCTCTTCTGCACGTACAGCTTGGTGACATTAAAAGgcgcttttttccccctcatttatCAAGTTTATCTACGAAAAGCaagtattaaaaagaaacctGAGGCCGCACACTTTTAGTACCCACTGAGAAATAAAAGAGACGTACTAAAGGGAGCGGGAGAAAGGTGACAGGTTCTGCCTGGCACTCAGCAGATGGCTGAAGCTGCAGTGACAGGTTTCTCTAAGCCTgcacaacaaaaaaataccacCGCTCCATCACGAGTTTTTGGACCAGCTGCTCTGCTAACTCCAGTTCTGACAATAATTCAGGACCAATCTCGTTTCTGCattaaaaaagtatatttcaGACGACTTTATCATAATATGACAAAGCACACGTAAATCTGCGATATTTTAAACTCCAACTCTATATTAAGCATTGTATCTGCACGTACCAGCCCTGTGTCACAGGCTTAACGTTTCTGAAGTAATTGTGTTTCCAACACACGCTAAAAACTTGGAATCAgcatctcttttccttctcttaggCATATCTTAAAGGAAACTTTTATGTTCACAATTGGCATGAAAATATACTGAATTATTTACATGATCAGAATTAAACAGAGGGGCAAGACCAACAAGAGCCAGGAATGAACATTTCCATGTCCTAACACATGGATATTTAGGCCacaggtttaaagaaaaaaaaaaaaaaagaataaaaaataacagcagagaGACAATGCATATTACTTAATCTGAATTTAAATCAAATTGGCCCAATTTAAGATACAGATTAATCCCTGCAGATACTGTTTTGACTTGCACACGCAGTACGTCAAAGACAACAAGCAATTTTGGTAAATGTCCTCTAAAGTTTAGAAGAATCCCGTGTGATTGGCATGTTCATTTGTTTACTATTTAATAGCAAATCCAAGGACAGATGAGAGAGTGAGGTGTGATGAGGATCCTTAAACTCCTCTTCTCAGAAGGACGGCATGTCTTAACACACTCCACCTGTCTGCTGTTGGAACACATCGATGGTGTCTTCATCTTCCATCTCCAGCTGTTAGAGGAATATGGAAAATACAACACTTGAAATACACAACCTCATGGTTACAAAAGCACTTGGGTCTCTACTCCTAACCAGTACCAATAATAGAGCACTCCAGGTGTCATTTTAATTAACGCATGAAACCCTTTCCATCAGTCACTCCAGAGCAGGCACTCCATCGCCTCTCGGATCAGAGCATCGCCAACACCGAAACGCCTTTCCGAGGCACGCCTGTCAGTCAGGCCAAACTCGGCAGTTTCACGTCTTCCACAACAAATTTCCCCAGCCAAGCATCTCCTCGGTTCCTCGCCTCGGGCCTTGCCAGCCCAAGAAATTCCCCACATCCTCAGCACTGCCAGTGCTGACGGCAGCTACAGCTTCAGTGCTGGCTCTGAATAAGCCGATGCAGAAGTAGGACAGAGGCGAAAACGCCAGCACTTGCCAGGGGTCCCTTCCACACCAGCACACCAGTGCCAGCTTGTTCAGCACCGATGCTCCTACACATTTCCCCCCACATCCAGCAGTGAAAACATtcaagggggggaggggggaggaaatcCCACCCTAGACAAATTCCCCGTTTCGGAATCATTTTGATTTCCAATCCCTTTGGTCTGCATGCAGACATCAAAATATTTGTATAGAAATTTGCAGTAAAAGTATTTTCCATACCTGTGCAGGTGTGTCTGTTTCGCTAATCGGTTGTCCGTCAAATCTGAATCTAATCTGCCTCATCGACAAGCCCTGCAAGTTTAAAGTAATTAGTATGAGAAACCATGCTTTTGTTTCAGAATccaaacaaaacacagatttaCTGTCAgaataaatattaacaaaattaaGACTCGAAAGGTTTAATCAGACAGGAAGCTTAGCACGTCTATCTTGCTATATAAATTGAGGAAGCGGGGCTGTTTGAGCAACGTCCCGCTGCTCTGCTGTCACAGCGAGGACTCTCTAGGGAACCACAGGTGTGGGTTTGGCACCTGGTTCTGATCCCGCTCTGTGAGGCACAAATATCAAAAGTTAATTTACAAAGGTAATTTAAGTAGAGAGCAATCAATACACCATTCTATAAAGCCTCAGAGGACATGTCAGGAAGGAGTAGAAATTGTTTCTCACACAGTCAGAGAAGTAACGATAGATTAAGTTGactcaaaggaaaacatttaaaaaaaaaaaaatctgaaaaaatgactttttttgtgTATCTAGCTATCAGCACTGACCACCCATAGTTTAGACAAGTTTTCACTCATGCCAGGCATCTGCTCCCAGTTCTAGTTCTTTATCTTCTGATGAAAAAAGGAACCACGAAGACAACTGTTTGAAGACAAAAGAACTTGCAGGACTTGATGTAGATTTTTACTTACAAGGTTTATTAGAAAAATGCTAGGGTCTAACGTTAGCAAGTTAAAGTTGCCCTTAAAATTCGGGCTGAATTAAGGACTGATCCCTGTTTTGACAGCATTTAATCACACCAGGCAGTCTTTATGCCCTGCCTCAGGGATTGAGGTCTTTGCTTTGCCCTCCAAAATCCTTCAAAATCCCTGTGCGATTCACACTTCCAGTCACGCAGAGCCACATGAGCTCAAAAACTCCCTGCACCTCTCTCAAGAGGTCTACAGACAAGGGGAAATGCTGCAAACAAAACCTGACTCCGCTTCCAAAAGCCATTTGCATCTCCACCCTCTGTTTTGCGCCACCTAATACAGCAGAGAACAGGCACTGAGGGCTGCATGCTCGGGAGCTGGGCTCCAAGGAGAAATCCTTCTCCTGTTTAGCGCAGGGTGGCACTGAGGAACGGCCACCAACACAGAGCAGCGAGTGGCCACCTGCAGAATACAGCGGTCCAAACTGCACAGCGGGCAATGGGAGACACAcatgaagagaggaggaaaaaaaaaaacctgcaacaagAGTCATAGCATAGGAGAGTCTATTTTGTGCCATCTTCCAATCAGAAAACACAAGTTGATAAAGTTTTTAGAGATGACAGAACAGAGGATTACGAAGCTAAAAATTCAGAGTGAATTGGTCTCAGAGCCAGGATCAGAACTCGAGGAATTTTGGCAACACTGTCATGGGACGTTTTTAGAGCTCTAGGAGAGCTTGATGAGGAAGAGGCAGTTTTCATTAACTGAAGAGAAAACTCTTTACACTTCAGAGCTGACAGCATTCCGAGTCCTCGCTCTCTCACACGCCTAGATACATGCGCCCCAAAGCACTGGTATTTCCAGTGTTCCAGTGAAGTTTCCACCATCCCAAGGCCAGCTGCGAGCCGGGAGTGGCGGGAGCAGCCCCGCCGAGCCGTGCCTACCTGCCGCTCGCAGTAGGCCTTCA
This region of Strix uralensis isolate ZFMK-TIS-50842 chromosome 9, bStrUra1, whole genome shotgun sequence genomic DNA includes:
- the SUMO3 gene encoding small ubiquitin-related modifier 3 — its product is MSEEKPKEGVKTENDHINLKVAGQDGSVVQFKIKRHTPLSKLMKAYCERQGLSMRQIRFRFDGQPISETDTPAQLEMEDEDTIDVFQQQTGGVC